The following coding sequences lie in one Equus przewalskii isolate Varuska chromosome 25, EquPr2, whole genome shotgun sequence genomic window:
- the BMP4 gene encoding bone morphogenetic protein 4 isoform X1 codes for MIPGNRMLMVVLLCQVLLGGASHASLIPETGKKKVAEIQGHAGGRRSGQSHELLRDFEATLLQMFGLRRRPQPSKNAVVPDYMRDLYRLQSGEEEEEEQIHSVGLEYPERPASRANTVRSFHHEEHLESIPGTSENSAFRFLFNLSSIPENEVISSAELRLFREQVDQGPDWEQGFHRINVYEVMKPPAEVVPGRLITRLLDTRLVHHSVTRWETFDVSPAVLRWTREKQPNYGLAIEVTPLHQTRTHQGQHVRISRALPQGSGDWAQLRPLLVTFGHDGRGHALTRRRRAKRSPKHHPQRARKKTKNCRRHSLYVDFSDVGWNDWIVAPPGYQAFYCHGDCPFPLADHLNSTNHAIVQTLVNSVNSSIPKACCVPTELSAISMLYLDEYDKVVLKNYQEMVVEGCGCR; via the exons ATGATTCCTGGTAACCGAATGCTGATGGTCGTTTTATTATGCCAAGTCCTGCTAGGAGGCGCGAGCCATGCTAGTTTGATACCTGAGACGGGGAAGAAAAAAGTCGCCGAGATTCAGGGCCACGCGGGGGGACGCCGCTCAGGGCAGAGCCATGAGCTCCTGCGGGACTTCGAGGCGACACTTCTGCAGATGTTCGGGCTGCGCCGCCGCCCGCAGCCTAGCAAGAACGCCGTCGTCCCTGATTACATGCGGGATCTCTACCGGCTGCagtctggggaggaggaggaggaagagcagatcCACAGCGTCGGCCTGGAGTACCCCGAGCGCCCCGCCAGTCGGGCCAACACCGTGAGGAGTTTCCACCACGAAG AACATCTGGAGAGCATCCCAGGGACCAGCGAAAACTCTGCTTTTCGTTTCCTCTTTAACCTCAGCAGCATCCCCGAGAACGAGGTGATCTCGTCCGCGGAGCTTCGACTCTTCCGGGAGCAGGTGGACCAGGGCCCTGACTGGGAGCAGGGCTTTCATCGAATAAACGTTTATGAGGTTATGAAGCCCCCGGCAGAAGTGGTGCCTGGGCGGCTCATCACACGACTCCTGGACACGAGGCTGGTCCACCACAGTGTGACGCGGTGGGAAACCTTTGACGTGAGCCCTGCGGTCCTCCGCTGGACCCGGGAGAAGCAGCCAAACTACGGGCTGGCCATCGAGGTGACTCCCCTCCATCAGACACGGACCCACCAGGGCCAGCATGTCAGGATTAGCCGAGCGTTACCTCAAGGGAGTGGGGATTGGGCCCAGCTCCGGCCCCTCCTGGTCACCTTTGGCCATGATGGCCGGGGACATGCCTTGACCCGACGCCGGAGGGCCAAGCGTAGCCCCAAGCATCACCCACAGCGGGCCCGGAAGAAGACTAAGAACTGTCGGCGCCACTCGCTTTATGTGGACTTCAGCGACGTGGGCTGGAACGACTGGATTGTGGCCCCGCCGGGCTACCAGGCCTTCTACTGCCATGGGGACTGCCCCTTTCCACTAGCTGACCACCTCAACTCGACCAACCACGCCATTGTGCAGACCCTGGTCAACTCTGTCAATTCCAGTATCCCCAAAGCCTGTTGTGTTCCCACTGAACTGAGCGCCATCTCCATGCTGTACCTGGATGAGTATGACAAGGTAGTGCTGAAAAATTATCAGGAGATGGTAGTAGAGGGATGCGGGTGCCGCTGA